A genomic stretch from Sandaracinaceae bacterium includes:
- a CDS encoding exonuclease domain-containing protein, whose translation MSASDATPEATRPEPAAPEWDAPLAEVPLLWLDLEMTGVDPETDHICEVAALRVQGGEETERLVTLVKPPVPVGASEAIHHISDDALADAPTLETLRAPLDRLLEGAIVVGHTIGFDLKFLRAAAARGWLDPPPTHALDTRLLARRAWHRPSYGLRALAEEHALPLPTHRAEPDAIAAGKLLEVVARELHASTARQLWQSQRRGDPIRFRDDVEAILRRARDEGRAVRVAYRVPGRDPFIDTLEPWAIEGPRVEGRLHERDVRKILRGDRLLWAEPTEQRFSVPEGFVSSCP comes from the coding sequence GTGAGCGCGAGCGACGCGACGCCCGAGGCGACACGGCCCGAGCCCGCGGCCCCCGAGTGGGACGCGCCGCTCGCCGAGGTCCCGCTGCTCTGGCTCGATCTCGAGATGACGGGCGTCGATCCGGAGACGGATCACATCTGCGAGGTGGCCGCGCTGCGGGTGCAGGGCGGCGAGGAGACGGAGCGCCTGGTCACGCTGGTGAAGCCGCCGGTGCCGGTCGGCGCGTCGGAGGCGATCCACCACATCTCGGACGACGCCCTCGCCGACGCGCCGACGCTCGAGACCCTGCGCGCGCCGCTGGACAGGCTGCTCGAGGGCGCGATCGTGGTCGGGCACACCATCGGGTTCGATCTGAAGTTCCTGCGCGCCGCGGCCGCGCGCGGCTGGCTCGACCCGCCGCCCACGCACGCGCTGGACACCCGGCTCCTGGCGCGGCGGGCCTGGCACCGCCCGAGCTACGGGCTGCGCGCGCTGGCCGAGGAGCACGCGCTCCCGCTGCCGACCCACCGCGCCGAGCCGGACGCCATCGCGGCGGGCAAGCTGCTCGAGGTGGTCGCGCGGGAGCTCCACGCGTCGACCGCGCGCCAGCTCTGGCAGTCCCAGCGCCGCGGCGACCCGATCCGCTTCCGCGACGACGTCGAGGCCATCCTGCGCCGCGCGCGGGACGAGGGCCGCGCGGTGCGCGTGGCCTACCGGGTGCCGGGCCGCGACCCCTTCATCGACACGCTCGAGCCCTGGGCCATCGAGGGCCCGCGCGTCGAGGGGCGCCTGCACGAGCGAGACGTGCGCAAGATCCTGCGTGGGGACC